In bacterium, a genomic segment contains:
- a CDS encoding DMT family transporter: MDFLNTAPPNLLAFGTAVLIAVALVFYRDALSHMSVIAATVCVNLIISVGGALLVFFSRGPIPWTGTGIFWFALVGVFGPFMGRYFQYHSISYIGLARTNVLSQTMPAWSAVFAVVFLGEDIRAGVGLGTALILSGAVLLVQERVAAAAKVPLRYYLVGLLAPLSLSFTPALRKLGFLATPSVPAGLVVAMLTGTVVQLLYWRLLRPDEAWKWSKRSIVSVVMGGVVNLFAALCFWTAIKTGELVSVVPITRLSVLFVLAFAWLFFRKQERLTWRVVAGGMISLAGAVAIAVSK, from the coding sequence ATGGACTTTCTGAACACGGCGCCTCCGAATCTCCTGGCTTTTGGCACGGCGGTCCTGATCGCCGTCGCTCTCGTATTTTACCGGGATGCCCTCTCTCACATGAGTGTGATCGCGGCGACAGTCTGCGTCAATCTGATAATCAGTGTCGGCGGGGCCCTCCTTGTTTTTTTCTCGCGAGGACCCATCCCGTGGACCGGAACGGGGATCTTCTGGTTCGCGTTGGTGGGGGTGTTCGGGCCGTTCATGGGGAGGTATTTTCAGTACCATTCCATATCGTACATCGGACTTGCCCGGACGAACGTGCTCTCCCAGACGATGCCGGCCTGGTCCGCCGTGTTCGCCGTCGTGTTTCTGGGAGAGGACATCCGGGCCGGTGTCGGCCTGGGGACGGCGCTCATTCTTTCCGGGGCGGTACTTCTCGTCCAAGAGCGGGTGGCAGCCGCGGCGAAAGTGCCGCTCCGCTACTATCTGGTGGGCCTCCTCGCTCCGCTTTCCCTCTCGTTTACCCCGGCCCTGCGGAAGCTGGGGTTTCTGGCGACCCCCTCGGTCCCTGCCGGACTGGTGGTGGCCATGTTGACCGGAACGGTGGTTCAGCTGCTGTACTGGAGGCTGCTGCGGCCGGATGAAGCCTGGAAATGGAGCAAGCGGAGCATCGTCAGCGTGGTGATGGGCGGGGTTGTGAATCTCTTCGCGGCGCTGTGCTTCTGGACGGCCATCAAGACCGGAGAGCTCGTGTCGGTGGTTCCCATCACGCGCCTTTCGGTTCTCTTCGTTCTGGCGTTTGCGTGGCTCTTTTTCAGAAAACAGGAAAGGCTCACCTGGCGGGTCGTTGCCGGCGGCATGATTTCCCTGGCGGGAGCGGTTGCCATCGCCGTTTCCAAATAG
- a CDS encoding metal ABC transporter permease — protein MWDAMQEGFLWRSLLGGLGVALAAGPLGCFIVWRGMAYFGAALSHAALLGVALGFFLQVNVTLGILVVCIVSAAGIALVQRQKRFSSDTLLGIMAHAALSLGLIAISFMERLRVDLLGYLFGDILAITLSDLYWIYGGCALAMAALAWLWRPLLAITVNADLASAEGISEGKVRMMFMLLIAVLIAIAMKVIGILLVHSLLIIPAAAARPLARTPEQMAALASLFGALAVLAGVFASFQWDVPSGPSVVVAATIIFLISLLADRLASGRSA, from the coding sequence ATGTGGGATGCGATGCAGGAGGGTTTTCTCTGGAGAAGTCTGCTCGGCGGCCTGGGGGTGGCGCTCGCAGCGGGACCGCTGGGGTGTTTCATCGTCTGGCGGGGGATGGCGTATTTCGGCGCGGCCTTGTCGCACGCCGCCCTGCTGGGGGTGGCGCTCGGCTTTTTTCTTCAGGTGAATGTGACGCTGGGGATTCTCGTGGTCTGCATTGTCTCGGCGGCGGGCATCGCCCTTGTGCAGCGGCAGAAGCGGTTTTCGAGCGATACCCTGCTCGGCATCATGGCCCATGCGGCGCTTTCTCTCGGCTTGATCGCAATCAGTTTCATGGAGCGGCTGCGTGTGGATCTGCTGGGCTATCTTTTCGGCGATATCCTGGCGATTACGCTCTCTGATCTGTACTGGATTTACGGGGGCTGCGCGCTGGCCATGGCGGCGCTCGCGTGGCTCTGGCGTCCGCTTCTGGCCATTACGGTGAACGCGGATCTGGCTTCGGCCGAGGGCATCTCCGAAGGCAAGGTCCGGATGATGTTCATGCTGCTCATCGCCGTGCTGATCGCCATCGCGATGAAGGTGATCGGTATTCTGCTGGTTCATTCCCTGCTGATCATTCCGGCGGCGGCGGCCCGTCCGCTCGCCCGGACGCCCGAACAGATGGCGGCGCTGGCTTCGCTCTTCGGCGCCCTCGCGGTGCTGGCCGGGGTGTTCGCTTCGTTCCAGTGGGATGTGCCGTCGGGGCCTTCGGTGGTGGTGGCGGCGACAATCATTTTCCTGATCAGCCTCTTGGCGGACAGGCTGGCCAGCGGCCGTTCCGCCTAG
- the znuC gene encoding zinc ABC transporter ATP-binding protein ZnuC, translating to MSRPENPEPLIEARGVWISFDGNPALAGVDIAIRPGEIVSLIGPNGAGKTTLVRILLGLLAPDAGEVRKRPGLRVGYLPQEIRIDPVLPMTVHRLLCLPYAVSEEAIRHTLAEVKAPGLLKKQVHVLSGGEMQRVLLARALLQNPDLLVLDEPAQNVDVAGQAELYELIARIRAKRGCGVLMISHDLHLVMAATDQVVCINHHLCCSGEPEAVSRHPEYMALFGDQSARSFAVYTHAHDHHHGLSGEVVTEKEKGTSSGGHAGHDHADHTHGEHAHGEHEDDA from the coding sequence ATGAGCCGCCCGGAGAACCCCGAGCCCCTGATAGAAGCGAGGGGGGTGTGGATATCCTTCGACGGGAATCCCGCCCTGGCCGGCGTGGACATCGCGATCCGGCCGGGGGAGATCGTCTCCCTGATCGGTCCGAACGGGGCGGGGAAGACGACCCTTGTCCGGATTCTTCTCGGCCTGCTCGCCCCCGATGCCGGTGAGGTGCGCAAGCGGCCCGGCCTTCGCGTCGGCTACCTTCCGCAGGAGATCCGGATCGATCCGGTTCTTCCGATGACGGTCCATCGGCTGCTGTGCCTGCCCTACGCCGTTTCCGAGGAGGCGATCCGGCACACGCTCGCGGAGGTGAAGGCGCCCGGCCTTCTGAAAAAGCAGGTGCATGTGCTCTCCGGGGGGGAGATGCAGCGCGTTCTGCTCGCGCGGGCCCTTTTACAGAATCCGGATCTGCTGGTGCTGGACGAGCCGGCGCAGAACGTGGACGTTGCCGGCCAGGCGGAACTCTACGAGCTCATCGCGCGGATTCGGGCGAAAAGAGGGTGCGGCGTCCTGATGATCTCCCACGATCTGCATCTGGTCATGGCCGCGACCGATCAGGTGGTGTGCATCAATCATCATCTGTGCTGTTCCGGCGAGCCCGAGGCGGTGAGCCGGCACCCCGAGTATATGGCGCTGTTCGGCGATCAGTCGGCGCGGAGCTTTGCCGTCTACACCCACGCCCACGATCATCATCATGGACTCTCGGGCGAGGTGGTGACCGAAAAGGAGAAGGGGACATCCTCCGGGGGGCATGCCGGTCATGACCATGCCGATCATACCCATGGCGAACATGCCCATGGCGAACATGAGGATGACGCCTGA
- a CDS encoding Fur family transcriptional regulator has product MRQPAVQGEFPATDHDHAACVAVALRRAEAICAARGTRLTRRRRAVLEILWESHSPVGAYAILERMNAGAARLAPISVYRALEFLMRQGFVHRLASINTYAGCGWPGAPHSAQFLICSVCGTVAELHDEKIGDAIVSAARDARFEVDAPIVEIQGLCPRCRKGARAT; this is encoded by the coding sequence ATGCGGCAGCCGGCGGTCCAGGGCGAATTTCCCGCCACCGATCATGACCATGCCGCCTGCGTGGCGGTGGCGCTCCGGCGGGCGGAGGCGATCTGCGCCGCCCGGGGCACGCGGCTGACGCGCAGGCGCCGCGCCGTTCTCGAGATTCTCTGGGAGAGCCACTCTCCCGTGGGGGCGTACGCCATTCTCGAGCGGATGAACGCCGGCGCGGCGCGCCTCGCGCCCATCTCGGTCTACCGCGCCCTCGAATTTCTCATGCGGCAGGGCTTCGTCCATCGCCTCGCCAGCATCAATACCTATGCCGGGTGCGGATGGCCGGGGGCGCCCCACAGCGCCCAGTTCCTCATCTGCAGCGTGTGCGGAACGGTGGCGGAGCTGCACGATGAGAAGATTGGGGACGCCATCGTTTCCGCCGCCCGGGATGCGCGCTTCGAGGTGGACGCTCCCATCGTGGAAATTCAGGGTCTCTGTCCCCGCTGCCGGAAGGGAGCGCGCGCGACATGA
- a CDS encoding zinc ABC transporter substrate-binding protein has protein sequence MLFGPEKAAAAPRVVASIKPVHALVAGVMEGAGAPRLLIGGSASAHTYSLRPSQARALQQAGIVFWVGEELETFLVRILKSLPRGARVVSLLKAPGLKRHPTREGGMWEQDADHDDGGKKHPAREEIDPHIWLNPENARAMVRRIIEVLQKTDPRNAGRYAENGARLSRRIRALEAEIGARLRPLRAAPFVVFHDAYQYFERHFQLRGVGSIAVSPDRRPGARRILQIRRRLRAAPSMCLFSEPQFSPGIVDTLIAGTPTRTGVLDPLGVDVPPGKEAYFAIMRNLADAFVRCLSGGKGAGR, from the coding sequence TTGCTTTTTGGCCCTGAAAAGGCCGCCGCCGCGCCCCGCGTGGTGGCGAGCATCAAGCCCGTTCATGCCCTCGTGGCCGGGGTGATGGAGGGCGCCGGGGCGCCCCGGTTGCTGATCGGGGGCAGCGCGTCGGCGCACACCTATTCGCTGCGCCCCTCGCAGGCACGCGCCCTCCAGCAGGCCGGCATCGTCTTCTGGGTGGGCGAGGAGCTCGAAACCTTCCTGGTCCGCATCCTGAAGAGCCTGCCCCGGGGGGCTCGCGTCGTTTCGCTTTTGAAAGCCCCCGGCCTGAAGCGCCACCCCACCCGGGAGGGCGGGATGTGGGAGCAAGATGCGGATCATGATGACGGCGGAAAAAAACATCCCGCCCGCGAAGAGATCGACCCGCACATCTGGCTCAACCCGGAAAACGCCCGGGCGATGGTCCGCCGGATCATCGAGGTGCTGCAAAAAACCGACCCCAGAAACGCCGGGCGCTACGCCGAAAACGGAGCGCGCCTCTCCCGCCGCATCCGGGCGCTCGAGGCGGAGATCGGGGCCCGCCTCCGGCCGCTCCGCGCCGCGCCCTTCGTCGTCTTTCACGACGCCTACCAGTATTTCGAAAGGCACTTCCAGCTTCGGGGCGTGGGGAGCATCGCCGTCTCCCCCGATCGGCGCCCGGGCGCCCGGCGGATCCTCCAGATTCGAAGGAGACTGCGGGCGGCTCCCTCGATGTGCCTTTTCTCCGAGCCCCAGTTCTCCCCGGGCATCGTAGACACCCTGATCGCGGGAACCCCCACGCGCACCGGGGTTCTCGATCCGCTGGGGGTGGATGTTCCGCCCGGGAAGGAAGCTTACTTCGCCATCATGCGGAATCTGGCGGATGCCTTCGTCCGCTGCCTCTCGGGCGGCAAGGGAGCGGGGCGGTAA